The DNA sequence TAAATTTgagaataaattagtggaacgAGAGGCGTCCATTGATTCCTAGTGCATAGAGTGTGCCtagttgaaagatgaatttttgtttgagatttttgtggctttctgtgttcccgtggtgtgaGGATAGTAAGTTGGTTTGTAGTCCACATACTGCCGAACCAatttggaaaggaaaaaaaacaaacagaaacaaTCTACATGCATGGGCAATAAGTCGATTGAATGCGATTGGCTTGGTGGCAAAATTCATGAGCCATACTATTGTTGGTGACTGTCGTTTCCACAAACCATAACGTGGTGAGTTCCTCAGGTGACTTTGAAAATAACCAACACTAGTCATTCTCAGGACTTCAATCACGCGGACGATCTGATTTGATCAAGGCATATGActcctggggcccgtttctcgaaagtcccgaaacttttcgggtgacaaaaatctctttgtatcttcaatagGAACACGTTTCGtgctttgaaattttgcagttattttgtcttttcttttatctgaaACACATTAAAAGAGCGGgttttcacggcaagcggaACATAGTTTtaagaattgcttttcgggcccgataagttaccgggtctttcgagaaacggccccctggaTTCAAGCCAATGAGTAATTTTGAGAAATTCAATTGAATATGCGATATGCAGATTAGCTGAGACGCGAACGAGGCAAATTCTCCCTTAGTGCTGCGACACTGTTCGATACCTCATTTTTGAGGATGGAATAAACGACAAGGAAGTGGCTGAAATGAAGGAACATTGCTTACATTAAATGCCTTTGACCATCGAGCGCTTGACACAGTAAAACTAAATACGTTTTCCCTGagttaaagaaaaagatgacATGGACATTTAGACTCATAGTTCGAAGATACCTAAGgctataataaaacaaatatgaTTTTTGGTTTGAGCGGAGAAGTATGGGTAATGTGGTTTGATAACATGTTAATACTGATTATACACAAAACCTTCTGAGATAGAAAACCAAAGACCCTAACAAACAATCAACGATAGAGCCCCTAAGGTCACAAATGCGATGATATCTACCCTCTTGCAAGCTTTTGGTTTAGTCACACAAGCTTCGACAGAACgagtaaataaaaaacaggGTGCTAACTGGGTACAAAGCTTTAATCTGCTTTCCCCGAGAGCGCAAACATCTCGCCTTTCTCCACCATATGAGATGGCCACTTTCACAGACTTACATTTTCACATTCGTCAAATTCAGTCAACTTTAAGAACTACTGCACTTACAAACACGGCTGGGGACATTTAGAAACGCAGTCCAGTCTTCGGGCTTTGTACTTGGCTTCAACGTCTCTGATACAATCATCTAATACgagttgaataaaaaaaaacgaaaggaTTTTATCATCTTCCACCATTTAACCATGTTGATATAGATCCGGAAGAATTTCTGGTCGTTCGAGAGTTTTGTGACCTCCGTCCAGTCCTTGGCATCTATAACAAGTGTTTTGGTATGTCAAGCGGACCAGTTCCTAGGTATAAAGGTACACCTTATTTAACGTCGGAAGTTCCTTTACTCTCATAGAGAGTATTCTCCCAGGAAGCCGACGTTGCGCTCATTTACCGCCCTCTTCCcatcagtgctccgttttttTACGGGTATTTAAAGCTACTTAAGCTACACTGAAAGGAAAGAAGTCGAAACAAGGAAGTGAGATCCGGGGATCGAACTAGGGACCTACATGCATTAAAGCCTCTATTTTCAagctttcttttgttgatACTTGCAAACCATTTACAAACACAGCAGACcgaccaaaaacaacataCATGGTCAAGGAGAAACATAGGATAAGAACAATTTGTCTTATCTCAGTTACACCAGCAACTTGAATTTTAGTCAAACTGTTTGTAACCAGTAAGGCTCGCAGTCAACTTACGTTGTTCCAAACTGAGGCAAGCTGAGCTGTTGACGGGAAATTTTGGTCCGGAACAGTTGCATAGTTCCACTTCCTTCAATGCTAAACAAGACATTCTACAGGCCTGTAAGAAAATATACTGTTTAAAAGAAAGTAATGGAATAGCCACGTcaacttaaatttaaaaagcagGGACTAACCCTAAACCTTATGATGATAGGATTTCCCTAATACCTTCTAATATAGATCACAGTTCAAGCAGCAGTCAggttagtctccttcgcagccgctCGGACCGGAGTCACGCAACGGGGATGGGGAGCGTCGAGTGACTGCGGCCCGAGCGGCTGCGAAGGAAACTACAGCCAGGTGCACAATCAGATATCGTTGGATTCTAGTCTGGctgaaaatgaatgcaacttaaaaagttacaattttaatgttaatgatcttcgcagcTTTGCTGTGCTAGTTAAACAGTAGCGAAAGAAAGGTCTCAAAAATTCAGGCCTCAACGGGACTAGAACCCTGACCCCCgtgatgccggtgcagtgctccaccagttgagctatcaggccaactgggagctagTCATTATTTGGCTCAATGACAAGCCCGTAGATAGTGGATATATgcgatcaaattaatgaaatttcatttgaactgcgggTCATGTGGAAAGGCCTCACCAAAGAATTTATGCCATTTTTTACAGATATAATTGCTCAAACGAGATTGCTGGCTCGTTGAATCGATGTTTTGTacccaactttttttttcagccatgaaaaggcattaaatattttgtatttgaagCTTGAACAAATTAACTGACGGACTTCTTGATTCTATCCACCTAAATTCCGACTCATGTACTAACCAAGGGACAAGGAGGCAGCCCAATAGCTTTTGCTCTGTATAGATGCTTCGATGTGAATTCTCTTCTTACCACAACTTGAGCTAAGCATTTCGCGAGAATATATCTAGAAGTCCTAAAAGGGTATTCAGGAGATCTTGAATGATAGGCGTACCTCACAAGAGTATTTGACGTGATATTTTTCGCTGTAGATATTACTGTATGCCTTTTGTTCCAGTTTCTTTTCATCAAAACAGCTGTCATTCTTGTATGGATCCACTCGTTTGATGAACCTCTGCGCATGCCAAGTAACAAAATCTGATTAATCATTTCCaggcaatttttttgcatttagcttTCAATGTTAAGctaagctcctctacactctcatataaaccacaacaacccacaattcctctattcgctctgacgaaagggctaacgctcgaaacgtcagctttctaaatctttcatggtggtaattcaacctttatcaactcgtttgataaaaccaaagttttgttttgatctctcccaccgacgcagcaccacagtttctttagaaactagaaatccattaaCTTTCAATGTTGATAATCACAGTTGACAACTAAATAGAAAACTATCCCTTCATagtaacaatgaaaattactGTCGAATTACTTTCTTAATTCCCACTGAAGTTGCAAATCCTGTTGGAACACTGAAACCCTCGTCAAATGGGAACGGCATGCGCGCCTGGTCTGAGAGGACAACTCGGACTCCAGCTTCCTCAGTCAGGCTGACGTATTCTCCTTGATTGATAAAGATATCCATCGTCAGACCTGCAAATGAAGAACTGCTTGCTTGCATGTCCTTTACAATCTAGCGACTTCGTGAATCATGGGAAACACTTCTCGATCTTTCTATTTACCCTCAAAATAAATCATGATTGGTCAGTTTCACGATCATGCGCAAAACGCACGAAATTGCACAGAAGCAAGTAAGGGTCAGCTTTGCCCGCCGATcatagtattttgaaaacatgacGGATTGTATCGCAATGTGCAATTTTAAAGTGGCTTAAAGGGAGCCGCAGGTGGAGTAAACATTGTTATCTGTCGTCCCTTCAAATTTAACCGACATTCAAATGAGATTGAAGCGGTATCCATGAAAAACTCACCGTGGTTTGGTCCTGCCTTGTCTACTTTCATAACAGGAACTTCTGTCCCATTTTCCATCAGTCCAGAGTTGAATACATAGCAGTTGCCGTACTTCCAATGCCAGAAACGTCGCCACAGATTCTTTAGACTCCTACAATTAAAGACGTTACGAATTTTCATATCTGCTTAAATCCAGGTCTGGAACCACTTCGAATTGAAGTCAGTGGAATTGTCTTCGGTGTATAACAACGATGAAACGGATGTTCTCGAGTACCTTTTATATTTTCAGTCCCAGGTCTTTGCTTAAGGTAGCTATCTTTTTAGAGCGTCTAAGTACCTACTATGGTGGGCCACAGGTTCGCCAAACCGATGTAAACAGTTTGAACAGTGTACGTGCCTTTAGAGTTCATGCTCATTTCATGATTGTGGTACAATCAATCACTTTTGAGGCGCAATCGTTGTTATTGTAGAACACGAGATAGAAAGTCCCAATTTGCAGTTGAAAAAAGATAAAGTGGGTGTTGGCTGGCCAGCTTAGCTTTTATAACAACAAGCTATCCACCGCTCAGTGAATCGTTAGCATGCACCTCAATTATGCTGCCCGGAAGTGCATTTCACCGAGATGATCGTCTTCACTGAACACGAGGCGCAAGCGACTCATGTTTCCGGTGTAGCATGCCTTACCCCCTATGACAAGTGTAATAAGACCATCGACAATGCTTCAACATTTCATCCAGATCATGTCCAAGAGAAGTGAGGTTGTCCTCAGGAATGTTTTTCAACATCATGTGCAGAAGATTGGACTGTAAGGAAATGGTGTCAAGTCCAATATTCCGAAGCATTTTTCTCTCCTCTGGTGTTCTCGCTTTGGACAGAAACAACGTTTTCTTAACGTCCCCCAAGATCGACAGGcttttctgaaaatttgaccTTGTCAAGTTCTCCGTTTTCATGCCGTCACCAAGTTGTCTCCTGTTTACCTCTTGGAATATCCGTTTAACAAACGCCCGTTTGTTTACCTCACTAACTCGCAGCATATTTAAGTTGCAGATTGTGACAGCAGGAAAGTCGAGGGACTGAAAGATATTAAAATCTTCTCTACTAAAAAGTGACAACAAGAAACGAAATAGTCTTCTTTAAATTTGACGCAAAGCTTATTTTAATGATCAATGTAATTGCGTACAACGCTGACCTCTTCAAAGCTCATTTCCATTCTGGATACAACAGGTTTTGTTAGGTACCTCATCACCAACGAAGCACACATAATGAACAAAGCCACGTACATCCCAACCGTAACTACAAACCAAACCACGCGCCTCGTTAAGCTAGAGGCAGCGGCAATATTGCCAACGCCATGCGCAGATGTAGAGGTAGCAAACGTTGACAAACGCTCTCTAAAAGACAATGCTTTCTTCGGTTCTTCGAGGTCTGCTGTGGCGTCTTGTTGAAGTTCGGTGGTACGTTGTTCCAACTCAACTCTATTTCCCTCGCGAAGAGTGTTAGTATTGATGTAGTTGTAGTTGACGACTCCAGGAATACCACTGAATGGGAATCACACCAAATATATAACGAGCTACTGAGACCGGCTAAAAAAGGATACTCTCCATTACAGATCACACAGTGTTTGACCAAATCAACTCAGACTCTTAGAAAAGACAGTTCTAAAACAGATTTTTCCTGGGGGGATAACCACTACCCAAAGTCCGTCTGGTGTGTTAGCAAAATTATGGCCGGCCAAAGTATTAAGTTACTAAGAAAGTAAAGACCAACTTCATTACTCTCAAACTAAAGACCTTAACTGGTTTTGACTTATGCCGGCAAGAAGGCCTCccatttgcttttcatttaattttcgcTGGTTGCAAAAATACAACCGAGGCAAATACCTTCACTTGAACTCTATCAAAAGCTCTTCCGCTTAATACATATCTAAGAAAGTATTTTTTCACTTACGAAAGCTCATCACAAATATCGTTTCCCTTTCGTGACATTATATGATCGATGATACCCAAAGACAAACTGAACCACATTTCATGTGGACACTGTTAAACCGTCTGCATGCGCATCTTACACCGACAATTTGATGAATTAAAGTTGACGATGATTAAAATAACAGAGGTCGATGCCATTGGTTGATCTTGATATATTATGTTTACATGAACCCGACACCACGACACATCAATTTTAATCAACTGAGAAAGATGTTCATAttggaagcaaaaaaaaagaaaaaagaaaataaatgaaggAACAAGGGCTACAAGAACGTGAGCCAGTACTGGACTCAAAGTCATACAAGAGACACTGGCTTATGAAGAACAAAAAGTATTAATTAGCTCTCGTCGCTTAAGCAAATACATTTTACGATTTCTCGTTGACCAGGTTGGAACTGAATAATGCCACCTCAGTCTTGTTTAAAGTAATTAGCAGCGCTTGATTTAAAGTAaacatttcaagaaaattgCATTATGCCAACAGATAATAACTGACAAATAACAGAACCTTTAGAAAtcacggtttttttttcctgtttcgaCGTTTTGTGCAGCAGTTGCGGTTTTTATAGTTGGCGAAAAGGATTATCGATgagacgcaaagaaatcaCCCATATCAGCAATCTGTGTGATAAAAGTGATGCCCTCGGTTGCAGCTTAAATTAGGGAATTTTCACGAGACAAAAGATCAATTTCGTCTTTGGATTCTCGAACAACTTCATCGTCTCCCAGCAACTTCGTCCCCAGATCCATCATTTCCCTGGGAAgtcctgggaatgaggtttGGTCTTCAGCAAGTCCTTATCCCTGAAAGTCAGGTTGAACCTGTTTGGGAAGAAAGAGAACCTGCATGTACAAGAGGTAAACTGTTACCtcataaaaaatcaaaacaaagacattAACAGCGATAACAAGCTAAGCGCGAGACGTTTAAAGGCGGGTGCTTTAACCTAAGAACGGTGGATCAGTGAAGCTCAGAAAGGCGGCTGTTAACTGTTTAGCTATTATGCGACATGGtgctcaaacaaaaatttagaaATGAGAACATGCCTTTCGGAAGTAAAAAAGATAACGATATACTCTGGAGCTAATCAATGATGACTCGAGTAAACTCGGAGGATATCCGAGTGCTACCAACATAAGTTGATTCTTGACTTTAGAACAGCCTTCGGATAAGAGTTCTACCGATGACTACTGCGGTAATCGTTACATTCGATGAGTCGTTGATTCGGGTTTATGAACTACGTTGAAGTTAAATAGTTATCCAGTTCTTATAGAACGGTTTGAAACGACTGTCaaaaaaaccaacaccaaAGTAATaattctgaccaatcacaaaagtAGCAAACAGCACGATAAACTCATCAGAATTCGCGTAAAAGGAGggatttgttttggttttgtttctcatctgttgaaaaactggcgcgagatctgtgagccaatcactaagcgtagtaatgacaatcacgtaattactttcaacaAAAACTGCTTTGTCATATGTAAAActtgttgacttttttgtcAGGTGTAGCATTAAAAATAGCGCATTTTTCTAGATCACTACACAAATACTCATATAGGAAAGATCGCATTTCCTCTTCTCTCCATACAGAGCgtacagttttttttctacatGCCGCATTTCTTTTACTCGCTTTCTAAAGGGATAAGTCCTTCACTCGACAGTTGATCCGTGAAGATTAGACAGTCGATTAGTGACAactttggtttcttttcacaTCTGACTGGCACAGGCTCCGAGCAACCAACTTTCAAGAAGATTAACTGACTAATTAAACCTTAACTAACGAATAGATCGTTTTcactgtcacgcaataaaaaaaaaataaataaaaaactaTCCAGTGCAAAAAGCTACGAAATTGTGATGTTATAGAAGTCAACGAAATAAGACACTTGTCCAAGTTTTAGGCTTGTGCGTTTCCCCAAACTCCAGACATTCGTCGAAATTTTTCGCAGAAATTTACAGAGCCCAGTATGAAAAcgccatattggtgtaccTCCGCggtacaccaatatggcggccggAAAATAGTGTAAACATCTAGAACTTACTTTGGCTATCTAGGCGACTGATTATCAGTACTGAAGAAATAAGTATTTACATAAGCACTTTTCCTAATGCACAAACTTCTAAAAGGGCTCAACATCGTGAGataagtatatttttttcaacaaactcGATCGTAGTCTTGTGTCACGCACCTGTATAAtccagaaattcaaaatgctctggttTCCAAACGAAGCAAGCTATTGAGCTGTAAAATTGTAAACAGATATAAATATGCCGCCCTCTTAAGCCTGATAGGGATAAAAACTTTGCTGGATCTTTAGTTTTTGACTTTGGAcagtgatgacgtcacgtgaaaacgaTCTATTAGAATTTCGAAAACTGATTTGTCATCAAATAACATTGCAAATTGGAATACACATTTTATAAAGCTTTGTTCTCACCAGTTAGGACTGCGTAAAAATGGGGCGAGAACGAAACAATGTCAATTTTTCCGGGCGGCCGAAATGTGGGAAACTTTCCACGGATAGCTTTGCTACGCAAGCTGAGCTCTTCTCAAGTCAAAGGTTATCGTTAAGTGATGGAACATGGCTAATTTTAGACCTGCAAAAACGGAGGTAAACCAACGGAGATCTATAAAAAGACGGTTATCATTCCTTAGAGGAAAGACAAATATTGGAAATGTGAAGACCAcgtttatctttaaaaaatactaAATTCGGGCCTGACATATCCGCAGCGTCTACGAGACTTTTTAACTGGATCTGCATGTGCAGTTTGGCTTGTTGTATcagcattattattatgtcgAGGCACTTAAAACGAAACCATCGATTCGCTTTGATGTAGTAAATGTTAAGCTAAATAAAATCACtccattttaaatttttttccaaatgttaATAGTGTTTCTTGCACGCTACTAAATCATCCAAAAAGAGGCTTGTTTATTCAGAAATATTAAAGCTTGCACTGAAGACtacaagaaaagacaaaaacaccAGCATTTTGAAACTACTTTGCTTTCGAATCAATTTGACGCAGAACTGCTTCATTTTTGAGTTAATCGTGTTGCGACTTCAGCAACAACTTCCTTAAGGATTTGACtcacaatttaagcaaaacaAATTCTCACATACAACGTACGTAAGCGTTTCAATGATTTTAGCTCAAAACAACACCGTTGTTgaactttatttgttt is a window from the Acropora palmata chromosome 1, jaAcrPala1.3, whole genome shotgun sequence genome containing:
- the LOC141880740 gene encoding degenerin unc-8-like isoform X3 — translated: MYVALFIMCASLVMRYLTKPVVSRMEMSFEESLDFPAVTICNLNMLRVSEVNKRAFVKRIFQEVNRRQLGDGMKTENLTRSNFQKSLSILGDVKKTLFLSKARTPEERKMLRNIGLDTISLQSNLLHMMLKNIPEDNLTSLGHDLDEMLKHCRWSYYTCHRGSLKNLWRRFWHWKYGNCYVFNSGLMENGTEVPVMKVDKAGPNHGLTMDIFINQGEYVSLTEEAGVRVVLSDQARMPFPFDEGFSVPTGFATSVGIKKRFIKRVDPYKNDSCFDEKKLEQKAYSNIYSEKYHVKYSCEACRMSCLALKEVELCNCSGPKFPVNSSACLSLEQHDCIRDVEAKYKARRLDCVSKCPQPCLENVFSFTVSSARWSKAFNERIKKRYKMKNSLNAAIASENYVRLQIFFEDLSIAKTINEESYKDG
- the LOC141880740 gene encoding degenerin unc-8-like isoform X4, which codes for MYVALFIMCASLVMRYLTKPVVSRMEMSFEESLDFPAVTICNLNMLRVSEVNKRAFVKRIFQEVNRRQLGDGMKTENLTRSNFQKSLSILGDVKKTLFLSKARTPEERKMLRNIGLDTISLQSNLLHMMLKNIPEDNLTSLGHDLDEMLKHCRWSYYTCHRGSLKNLWRRFWHWKYGNCYVFNSGLMENGTEVPVMKVDKAGPNHGLTMDIFINQGEYVSLTEEAGVRVVLSDQARMPFPFDEGFSVPTGFATSVGIKKRFIKRVDPYKNDSCFDEKKLEQKAYSNIYSEKYHVKYSCEACRMSCLALKEVELCNCSGPKFPVNSSACLSLEQHDCIRDVEAKYKARRLDCVSKCPQPCLENVFSFTVSSARWSKAFNRKLCKAANIL
- the LOC141880740 gene encoding degenerin unc-8-like isoform X1 is translated as MYVALFIMCASLVMRYLTKPVVSRMEMSFEESLDFPAVTICNLNMLRVSEVNKRAFVKRIFQEVNRRQLGDGMKTENLTRSNFQKSLSILGDVKKTLFLSKARTPEERKMLRNIGLDTISLQSNLLHMMLKNIPEDNLTSLGHDLDEMLKHCRWSYYTCHRGSLKNLWRRFWHWKYGNCYVFNSGLMENGTEVPVMKVDKAGPNHGLTMDIFINQGEYVSLTEEAGVRVVLSDQARMPFPFDEGFSVPTGFATSVGIKKRFIKRVDPYKNDSCFDEKKLEQKAYSNIYSEKYHVKYSCEACRMSCLALKEVELCNCSGPKFPVNSSACLSLEQHDCIRDVEAKYKARRLDCVSKCPQPCLENVFSFTVSSARWSKAFNERIKKRYKMKNSLNAAIASENYVRLQIFFEDLSIAKTINEESYKIENLLADIGGQLGLWIGVSVLTVVEVLEFLTTLVTYLWVKRRRGINHK
- the LOC141880740 gene encoding degenerin unc-8-like isoform X2, whose translation is MYVALFIMCASLVMRYLTKPVVSRMEMSFEESLDFPAVTICNLNMLRVSEVNKRAFVKRIFQEVNRRQLGDGMKTENLTRSNFQKSLSILGDVKKTLFLSKARTPEERKMLRNIGLDTISLQSNLLHMMLKNIPEDNLTSLGHDLDEMLKHCRWSYYTCHRGSLKNLWRRFWHWKYGNCYVFNSGLMENGTEVPVMKVDKAGPNHGLTMDIFINQGEYVSLTEEAGVRVVLSDQARMPFPFDEGFSVPTGFATSVGIKKRFIKRVDPYKNDSCFDEKKLEQKAYSNIYSEKYHVKYSCEACRMSCLALKEVELCNCSGPKFPVNSSACLSLEQHDCIRDVEAKYKARRLDCVSKCPQPCLENVFSFTVSSARWSKAFNERIKKRYKMKNSLNAAIASENYVRLQIFFEDLSIAKTINEESYKIENLLADIGGQLGLWIGVSVLTVVEGKRTRKIVENK